The Mycteria americana isolate JAX WOST 10 ecotype Jacksonville Zoo and Gardens chromosome 29, USCA_MyAme_1.0, whole genome shotgun sequence sequence GGGCCCGCTGGCCGGGATCGGTGAAGTACCAAGCCACCTCCTTGAAGGTCACCGGACACTGAAACAACAAGGATTTCCCAGCTCAGCGCCTGCCACCGTGGGTCAGctcaggcagcagggaggggagtcAAGGCTAcgttcagcagagctgcagaagagcCAGAAAGGATGCTGGCAAGGATCAGAGATATCAAGGTATTGTTCCCCATGGGGTGTAGTTAAGCTGTGGAAAGTCTTGCTGCAGGACATCATGGATGCTAAAGGGCCACGTGGGCTCAGAAAGCAGCTGGGTAAGCttatggggaaggaaaaaaagaaagtggaaagcaCTGAGGGTTGTTAAACACCCAGCAATGCCTGATGGGGATGATGGAGCTGAAGGAGCTCAAGCAGGCTGGGCTCAACCTCTCCACCCCatcctctgtgccttttcctgTCACTTGGAGACACAAAACCCCGTGCCCTGCTGTGACTTTCCACCTTCCCTGTGTTTCTGACACAGGGGAGCTCAGAGAAACCCTTATGGCAGCTTGCATCCAGGTTCAGCCTTGAAGCGTGCCCACCTCGGGCTCCATCCTCTGCTCCTCACCACCTCTCCTGCACCCTGACCGCAGCTGGTGTACGGGGACCATACAGAGCAGCTTGCTCAGCCCCGCCAGACCAGGCAGAAGGTACCTGGCACTGACATTTCAGGTCAGCTGAAATGCACTTGCCCACCCCAAAGGAGAGACTCTCCCTCACCTGTGCCGGCTCTGCTGTGGCCATGTCCTTCTCCGTCCCTCTCAGCAGCGATGGGGATGCTCTGCTGGAGCCTatggagggagaaggaggtgTTGAGCTGCTCCCCGGGGggaaaagcttgggaaaaaaaactgGACAAATCTAGGCAGTGCCCTTTGCATGGGCATCTGTGCAAGGGAAGAAGCAGCCTACTTCATTCCTGGGAATTTTTTCCCCTCCGGACACAAGACAGGGCTcagccagccctggcccagcAGAGCTCAGTCTCGATGGACCTTTTCCACCTTCTTGGGAGCAGATCTGCTGCTCAGATCACCAGGGAAGAGCCAGGTCCTGGGAGCAGCTCTGGTCTCCCTGTGCCCTCTTGTGGCGCAAGCCCGTGCACGGGGATGGGGCAAGGGCAGGGACTGgtgctccctccctctctgctccttgcGCTGGTCCCAGCACAGGGACTGGGGCCGGACTGGGAGGGCAGGAAAGCTCGCGTGggtctctccctcctgccctgttcCCATCACCTGGAGTCTCTGGCTCAGGATTTGGTGCAGACAGAGCCTCGGGGCAGAGGGCTGTTGCATGCCTCGATGGGCctggggatgcaggcagggctctgcctgccccacgcCGGCACCCGCTGCCACAGCCCCTGCTTGGAGCACACCCAGTATTCCTGGAgagcccccttctcccctccgCCTTCAGTATCCAGCTGATCCAGCCCCTTCCTGTGTCCTCCCATACCCAGCCGAGCTGCAACACTCCCGGAGCCACCTGGGCTGCGTGGTGGCCCCCAGCACCAGGGCTTGGTCCCCTGATCTCTTGGGGAcatctgtccattgccaccagcCAAGGATCgatggagcagggagagaggatCAGGGAGGCTGCAGAAATCGGCTCCGCTCCCTCCTTCGGCGGGGAGGCAGGGGTTAAATGCCTGTGCATTAGGGAGGGCAGGATTTAGGGAGAATTCCCCATCCTTGCGCtctttccaaagcaaattaaaagaaaattattgctTCCCCTCCGCTCCCAGCTTTTCCCAGCCAGGGAGGGAttaaaccaccaccaaaacccctGCACCCACCGTAGAGAAAAGCGGCTGCGTGGTTTCAAATCTCCTGGGCTTTCCCGGAGGCAGAAATCCAGGCTCCTCTCTCACTCCCCTGCTGCATTTCTTTATCTTCTTGTTCGCAGAGTTGTGTTTTCCTTGGCTTTCGTGATCTCCTCTTCCAGCAACAAGGAGGGATAACTTGGTAAGTGGAaatttctctccttcccacccgCGAGCACATGACTCCTGAGCCTGGAGCTTTGGGGGGGAAACAACATGTTTTCACCAGCCACGTGATGAAAACACGATTTGGGCCACTTTTCCAGGTGGAAAACCTAATTTCTTGCTTGCACAGTTCCCATCCCTGATGCTGATCGGGCAACCAGCCCGGTGTCCCCCTCTCCCGCCTGGGGGATGCCCTGTTGCCCCAGAGAGACCCCCATCACCTTCCCCCGCTTCCCCATGGTTGCAATACTCAAATATCCCCGCCGCTGCTGTCACGAACGCCCTGGCAGAGTTTCTAGCAAGGCTGGGGCTCTCCAAAACTGCTGGGTAAAAGGGAAGAGCATGGGGACGATGCGGGTGACGGGCAGGACCGTAGAGGGGTCCCATGTGCCCCCCGCGGGTGCCGGGGAGCCTGCGGGGAGGGTTGGGATGGGGGGGAAGCCGGGGTTGGGTTACCTCTAGAGGGCTCTGGGTAAACACTGCTGCCGAGGAGCCTGTTCTTGGCATCTCCTCTCTCCCGGATACCGGCTTGGGCTTCCGGAGCAAAGCCATGCCCGGCGTCGCCTCCATTGTGCCCTGCTGTCGGGAGGCTCGGTGGTCCTCGGGGTACGAGGGGGGGTCTGCGCATCCCCCCCTCCTTGCAGCCTCAGCCTGGGAAGGGGGGCCGCTTCTCCCAGGGAAAGCCCTGCGGTGGCAGCTCCAGGCTTGGCCGACAACGAGTCCTGAGCCAGGGACTCCAGGTAACGGGGAAGAAACCCGGGGCAGGGATGCGACCCTGCTCTGCAGCGGGTCCTGAGCCGCGTCAGGGCTGGAGCTTGCAGGATCCGGCTCTTGGGGGTGTTCCCAGGAGCAGCGGCTCCTTTGGGGAGAGGACGGTGGCTaagcaggatggagagggagcCCAGGCTCCCCGGGGATGGAGcacacagcccagctcctgggaCGCGTCCCCCAATGCCCCGTCACCCTGGGAGGGCTGACTCCCAGTGAGACGaggactgggggaactgggatgTTGGAGGGAGGAGCACGAACATTGCTGTGGGATGTGGTCTGCCAGAAAGATAGGGGGAAACAGGGACTttcctgtcccccatccccgAGCTGCTCCGTGGAGCCTCAGGCTTAGTCCTGGATGGAGGGACTGTCCGTGTGCTGCAACCCAGGGagaaaaacccccaacatttctCGAGGCATCCCcagaaaaaagcatcaaaaccCAAGCAAGAAGCACTACACGGGGGATTTCCTCCCTTTCAAGGGAGTTTTCTTCCCCACAGGGGATTTTGAGGAGCcctgagagaggaaaagagggagaaaccCTCGTTCTCCTGGCTGCCTGTGCCTCCCCACACCATGGAGCCGTGGGTGATGCTGGACCCGCGGCAGAAGGCCCTGTACCGGGACGTGATGCAGGAGAGCTATGAAACACTGATGTCCCTTGgtaagcaaacacaaaaaaatcctctttccttCTTGAAcatcctccccttttttccttgctcttttttttcctgtctctggcAGGGAAGTAAAGGGATTGCGAGCGggatgggaagagggagggaagaatcCAGGCAAGTTTTGAGGGGGATTTCCCCAAATCCCAACCCTCTCCTCAAATTTTGTGCAGGAAAATGTTATTGATCTCTccgcatttttttttaattggaaatatgGGTAATGGGGTACGCTTGGCATTTCCACATTCCCAGTTCAAACTGGGATCAGCTCTCCCATCGcgtctctcttccttctctctgggAGCCCAGGTTTTTTAGGGGAGTCCCATTCCTGCTCCATCGATTTAAATACCACACCCTGCTCCGGTCGAGGCCACGCtctcccctttttctcctttttccatctccccagcagcacaggggctggTGAGTGAAAAAGCAgtggaggaaggagcggcagaggaGAGCTGCGAGGAGCTCGAAGCGCGCTCGTCCCGCAGCCCGGAGAGGGAGAAGACCCTCGGCTCGAACAGGCGGAAAACAAAGCGCCCGGATAAAGCTGTGCCACACGGTGCTGCCAAGATGCCCAAAGCCACAGCGGTCCCCAAACTGGACTGTGCCAAACCCCTTCGCGGGGCAGCCAGCAAGGGACCGGCACGGGAGCGGCCGTTCGGCTGCACCGACTGCGGCAAGTGCTTCCCGTGGGCTTCGCACTTGGAGCGGCACCGGCGGGTGCACACCGGCGAGCGGCCTTTCGGCTGCCCTGAGTGCGGTGAGACTTACAGCCAGagctcccacctcctccagcatCGCCGTACCCACGCCAGTGACCGGCCACACAAGTGCGGCGACTGCGGCAAGCGCTTTGCTGGCGCCGCCGAGCTGGCGGCACACGGTCGGGGCCACGCTGCTGAGAAACCCCACAAGTGCAGCGACTGCGGCAAGGGCTTCGTTTGGGCATCCCACCTCGCCCGGCATCGGCGGGTGCACACCGGTGAGAAGCCCTACCGCTGTGCCGAATGCGGCGAAGCCTTCAGCCAAGGCTCGCACCTCGCCAAGCACCGCCGCAGCCACACCGGCGAGCGGCCCCACCGCTGCCCGGCTTGCGGCAAGACCTTTTGCCAGAGCTCCGACCTGGCCCGTCACCGTCGCACCCACCTGGGCAAGAAAGCCCTGCGCTGCGGCGACTGCGGCAAGCTTTTCCGAGCTGGGCCGGCGTTGGCACGGCATCAGCGGTGTCACCGGCGGGAGCGTGCCCACCGTTGCGCTGATTGTGGGAAAGGCTTCGTCTGGGCGTCCCACCTGGAACGGCACCGGCGGGTGCATACGGGTGAACGCCCCTTTCCCTGCGGCAGCTGCGGCGAGCGCTTCGCCCAAAAAgcccacctcctccagcaccgcAAAACTCACTCCCCTGACCGGCCCTACAAATGCGGCGACTGCGGCAAACGTTTCGGCGAGGCTCCCCCCTTCCTCGCCCATCAGCGGGGCCACGCTGCCCAG is a genomic window containing:
- the LOC142421374 gene encoding uncharacterized protein LOC142421374 isoform X2, which gives rise to MEPWVMLDPRQKALYRDVMQESYETLMSLAQGLVSEKAVEEGAAEESCEELEARSSRSPEREKTLGSNRRKTKRPDKAVPHGAAKMPKATAVPKLDCAKPLRGAASKGPARERPFGCTDCGKCFPWASHLERHRRVHTGERPFGCPECGETYSQSSHLLQHRRTHASDRPHKCGDCGKRFAGAAELAAHGRGHAAEKPHKCSDCGKGFVWASHLARHRRVHTGEKPYRCAECGEAFSQGSHLAKHRRSHTGERPHRCPACGKTFCQSSDLARHRRTHLGKKALRCGDCGKLFRAGPALARHQRCHRRERAHRCADCGKGFVWASHLERHRRVHTGERPFPCGSCGERFAQKAHLLQHRKTHSPDRPYKCGDCGKRFGEAPPFLAHQRGHAAQKSYTCGECGKGFAWASHLERHRRVHTGEKPYECPECGEAFSQSSHLTKHRRSHLPKAAFPLAPQALPPSRTRLVGEKPHSTAGLVKPPGARGGEEP
- the LOC142421374 gene encoding uncharacterized protein LOC142421374 isoform X1, with the protein product MEPWVMLDPRQKALYRDVMQESYETLMSLAAQGLVSEKAVEEGAAEESCEELEARSSRSPEREKTLGSNRRKTKRPDKAVPHGAAKMPKATAVPKLDCAKPLRGAASKGPARERPFGCTDCGKCFPWASHLERHRRVHTGERPFGCPECGETYSQSSHLLQHRRTHASDRPHKCGDCGKRFAGAAELAAHGRGHAAEKPHKCSDCGKGFVWASHLARHRRVHTGEKPYRCAECGEAFSQGSHLAKHRRSHTGERPHRCPACGKTFCQSSDLARHRRTHLGKKALRCGDCGKLFRAGPALARHQRCHRRERAHRCADCGKGFVWASHLERHRRVHTGERPFPCGSCGERFAQKAHLLQHRKTHSPDRPYKCGDCGKRFGEAPPFLAHQRGHAAQKSYTCGECGKGFAWASHLERHRRVHTGEKPYECPECGEAFSQSSHLTKHRRSHLPKAAFPLAPQALPPSRTRLVGEKPHSTAGLVKPPGARGGEEP